The genomic region ttatgggagtaattttaggaaaaaaattatataagggaaTAATTTGAAAAAACCgaattttaaaagggagtaattttttatttactttaaactttattaaatATTACATTACTAGAGTTAACGTAATTACATTAAAGTTATTTAAAACTAATCACTGGCATTCATTTCTTTGAAATTAACTTCATTAACCTTAATTAAACATTATTTATCTAAAGTTCATTAAACTTACTTTAAAAAAGTTAAATTGATTAAAATTaccttaattaaaattaaataaaaataattaacTTAACTTAACTATAGTTAGTTTAACTAACCTGAATTAAACTAGGAGCAACTACGTCAGTCCTAAAATAAATCAAACATAGAAAGTTGGAAATGGAATTAGACTGACGAGTCTGGCGTAGTTACTCTTAGTAGTAACTATAGTTCAGTTAAGTATATACCCTATAAACCTTTAAAAAATCCATCCCTGAAATAAACAAAACCTAAAAATACTAAAACCTTAAAAATAcccaaccctaaaataaaccaaacataAAAACACtaaaacaaaccctaaaaacaaccAACCCTAAAATAAGCCAAACCTAAAAATACtaaaacaaaccctaaaaacaaccaaccctaaaataaacaaaccctaaaaacaaccaaccctaaaataaacAAAACCTAAAAACACTAAAACCCTAAAAACACCCAACCTTAAAATAAACCAAACATAGAAACTCTAAAACCCTAAAATGtgaaaaagtaaataaaaatgttttttttttgtaaataaaaatgTTATAGTATATGATATGAGAGTATATAAATTACTGAATAAAATAtggtttaataatattattattgacATGAAAAATATTATAGATTTTAATAAAAAATCCTCCAACTTTCCCTCCTAATCCAAAATTTTCCCTCCAATATAACAAAATTTTCCCTCCAACTTTCCCTCCAAACACATGGCGGGCTACTACGGGCATAAGGTCGATATATGGATTGCTGAAATGGCGGATTCCTATTGAAGGAGAGGCGGTGGCGCGGATTAATGACGTGGCAGACAGTGTGCAATGGTACAATTTTTATGTACATAGTACGAGAGACGAATTTATGATACTAATTAAATCAATGTGATATGGAACAATGATGTGTATGATACTAATTAAACATGAGTACTCATACATTAACATAAGTCTATGGTTTAAGTTAAATTAACTTCCatcttatatattaattattacatatccttTTAAAATAGAGTTATAAGTACAAAGAAACAACAACCTCACAAAATTAGAACACAAATAAATAAGACTTTTACGATCCTGGACGATCCTACCATCGACCGTATACAATTCTGTATGATCAATATGTGATCCTACCCGATCTTCCCACCAGAACGATcctacaaaccctaaaaacaaccAAACCTAAAATAAATCAAACCTAAAAATACTAAAACCTTAAAAACTCCCAAtcctaaaataaaccaaacataGAAACACTAAAACAACCCTAAAAACACCCAACCCAACCCTAAACTAAACAAAACCTAAAAACACTAAAACACTAAAAACATccaaccctaaaataaaccaaacataGAAACACtaaaacaaaccctaaaaacaaccaatcctaaaataaaccaaacctaAAAATACTAAAACCTTAAAAACTCTCAATCCTAAAATAAACAAACATagaaaccctaaaaccctaaaaataTCAACCTAAAATAAATCAAACCTAAAAAATCAAAACGCCTTAAATTAAACCTAGAAATCGTAAAAGTATCATAAAAATATATCATAAATGATAAATAAATATATGAATTAGACAAGTGAATGTAAATTTAATCCAtacaaataaaatataaatatagATAATAATTAAGGCGGGACCGAATACCAAATCTATTCTTCCATAGatttaattaaatttaaattAGTTAACATAATGTTGTTATCAAATGAGTGGAGGGGAGGGGAGGTGTGAATTGGTGACATGGTGGACTACTAACGGTCAAAAGGTGGATATATGGATTCTATTTGAAATGGCGGATTCCTATTGGAGGAGAGGTGGTGGCGCGGATTAATGACGTGGCAGACACTGTGCAATGATACAATTTTTATGTACATAATACGAGAGACGAATTTATGATACTAATTTAATCAATGTGATAAGGAACAATGATGTGTATGATACTAATTAAACATGAGTACTCATACATTAATATAAGTTTATGATTTGAGTTAATATAACTTACatcttatatattaattattacatatccttTTAAATTAGAGTTGTAAGTACAAAGAAACAACAACCTCACAAAATTAGAACACAAATAAATTAGACTTTTACGATCTGGACGATCTTATCATCGACCGTATACAATTCTGTATGATGAATATGTGATCCTACCCGATCTTTCCACCAAAACGATCCTACGATGACTTATATCGTTTTACACTTTTTGGATCATAGGACGTACAATTTTACGATCTAGATCACGTTTTAACAATATTGAACTTGGTTGTTCTCGAATTTACTAAAGTTAACATGACTAAGTTGATCGATAAGAGAAGTAGTAACATGAGTTAGActtaattgaattgaatgaacCTAAACTGAGCTCAACTAAATGaataaagctgaactgaactaaaccgaaatgagctgaaattatatccaaaacacaaaatcttaataaagttgaactaaactgaacCGAATGAAGTTGAActaaagtaagagttaattttTGTAGAGATGAGTTTGAAATtaacttaggccctgttctttttggcttaaaaaaaGTTGAATTGAACTTCATGAAACTGAGTTGAACTGAATCGAATGACAAAGTTAATCAAAACACATTCAAATCAATATTGTCTTAACTAAACGTATCTCATGATAGTCGACTACCTTCGATCATCGATCAAAAGTATACTTAATTTTACttaatttaactaaacttatattATCTTATATTAAATTAACTTAACTTAAACCTAATTAAATCaagtaaattaaattaaagttaaATTCACACTATATGTAATATGTCATGTGATGATTAGCTAATGTAAAATGAAATAACCGCATTCGATTATATTGATTCGGTACCACCCGAGATATAAAAGTCGCAGTAACTTAGTATGTTTCACTTAAGACAACTCTATCCGTCTtaataagacgggtcaaatacatatATCACTTGTATATATAAAAATGTATAAGAAAAAATAAATATATTTGCGTTATCTACACAAGTTATATAATACTTGACCCGTTTAAGTTTAACATGCATATTGTcgtcttaaatgaaaatttgtcTAACTAGTAAATTCCACATGTATTTTTTTCATCTTTTAACAATACAGGGGTATTTTAGGAACTTTCGCTTTAAAATCCAAACAAGATCAATACTCCGTACTAGTTTCTTCGTtgtattttcattgtaatttgTTGGATCATGGATTAATTTAGATGGTAATTTGATTAGGTATTACCTTGATTAAAACAAGTTGGAGAATATGTTTTTACAATCTGATATTTAGAAGTATGATATTTTTTTTGTGGTACAAATAAGTATGATAAATTAATAATGGCGATGAATATGCTGGAAATCTGCACTTGACGACACTTTTAATCTACATATAACATGACAAAAATCACTAAACATTCATGATTATCAAGTAATTAGAGCAACCCAGAAATTGTATCATAAAACTACTGAACTAGATGGGCGACATTTCTTTAGCACTTTGCTATTGGATAGGCTTCAGCCCCGTCGACTCCTCCTCCGCCGAATTTATCGCAATGTCTCGGTGTGAAGTTCTCATACTCGGATATTACGAGGTTTCTTTGTTTCGGGAAGAGGTGTTGGATATGGCGTCGGGGTGGTTGATAATAGTGGCGGTCAGTGGTCGACTCACCTGTCGAGATCGgcttgtggtggtggtggcggttgaATTGGTTGTGGGTCGTGAGCCGTGAGGTGGTTCATCGGTGGTGATGAGCTTGGGTAACGCGACAATATTTCATTAGCGGTGGTATTCCGGTGGCGGTCGTCGGCGACAAGGGGTGGTGGCAGGTTCGGGTGTGGTGGGGATCGCTAGTTTGGTGTAGGGTGGTGGTGGAAAATTGGGTTGGGGGTGAGAAtgtgaaatataaaataaaggtaaaatgtgaaaatataattataaagtgatttaattattttatgatAATATAAATTTTATTGAGATAAAAAATACTAATATTTTCAGTAAAACTTTCtccaactttccctccaaaaccaAAATTTTCCCTCCAATACAATAAAATTTTCCCTCCTAAGTTCCCTCCAAACAAAAAATGGAATCTTTTTTAACCTTTACACGTGTCGCACTGTAAGTGGCTTGTGTACAAGTAGCTTGTACACCCCGTGTATTCCTAACATCTTTGTCTTAATAGTTCCTTGCAATCAACAATTATGTTAGGAAAGAGGGCAACAAGGTAACACATTTCCCATAACAATTCAAACTGCGTTCCAACAATTTGAATTGAGAGATCGAATGTCTCAAAAATAATGCTTTTGGCGAGAATGAGTAGTAGAACATGAATATTATTGTCAAAATTGTTTTTCCAATTCTATTTCAAATGTTTAATTACCTCCTTGTACATTTATATACTTGTAAATGATATACGTCGTAATACATAACAACCTATACAAAGTAAAGGATTGATAAATATCCAAAAAAGATAATTATCACTAGAAAAGGAAAACAAAATTTTAATATGGACGTTCCCCAATATAATTTCCGGGTGGATAATAATTGCATGTGACGAAAGTACCACCATTCTGGCATTTTGCACTTGCACACCCAATACTTGTGGTACCTTTCCAAATAACTTGGGTATAATGTCCACACATTTGGCCTTCTGTACAAGAATTTGACCTATAGTTATAATAAGGCTTTTCCGCGACCCATAAATCAACAGCTTCGGCCGGAGTAAGATCTCCATAGCTCAATGCAATGTTCTCACCATATCCCGGTATTAGATAATTAGAGTGTTGTAAAGCACAATCAACGGCTCTCTCTTGGGCGTATGCCTTTGCATATTCTGCTACTGTGTTGTTCCACACAACGGGTGGCATAAGCTCCTTGGCTCGTGCTATGTTGTGTGGAAGGATATACTCTAGTTTATGGTCAATCAATGGGCTTCTGGCCTCACAAATGGTGGCCAATGAAATACCAAAGATCAAAACAATAGCTAGAGAAATGTTAGAGAGAGCCATTGCTTTGTTGTGAGAACAAAGCAATGGAAATGCAAGAGCGGAGAATTTGGGATATGATTGTATGAAATAAGTTCATGGAATATATAGTGGTTATGTTTGGATGACGTTTTTGCCTATTTTTTAGTTGATTTTGGTGATGTTGCTTGAATATTGGAGTG from Silene latifolia isolate original U9 population chromosome 3, ASM4854445v1, whole genome shotgun sequence harbors:
- the LOC141648170 gene encoding pathogenesis-related leaf protein 4-like, with amino-acid sequence MALSNISLAIVLIFGISLATICEARSPLIDHKLEYILPHNIARAKELMPPVVWNNTVAEYAKAYAQERAVDCALQHSNYLIPGYGENIALSYGDLTPAEAVDLWVAEKPYYNYRSNSCTEGQMCGHYTQVIWKGTTSIGCASAKCQNGGTFVTCNYYPPGNYIGERPY